In Methanobacterium spitsbergense, a single genomic region encodes these proteins:
- a CDS encoding universal stress protein, whose protein sequence is MYKKILLPTDGSEYAHKAAKHAIWAANLCNADIFVLNVVESSKLPEIIAVDVEHKLINMLIEEGNTALDNISRLLEKSPEINVSFIIKEGSPANVILQTVEDNDIDLVVMGNSGKHGFNRLLMGSVAEKVVQNAKCAVTIIS, encoded by the coding sequence ATGTATAAAAAAATACTTTTACCTACAGATGGATCAGAATATGCCCATAAAGCTGCTAAACATGCTATATGGGCTGCTAATTTATGTAATGCAGATATTTTTGTTTTAAATGTTGTGGAATCCTCTAAACTTCCAGAAATAATTGCAGTAGATGTTGAACATAAACTAATAAATATGTTAATAGAAGAAGGCAATACTGCCTTGGATAATATATCAAGACTTTTAGAGAAATCTCCTGAAATTAATGTTTCATTCATAATTAAAGAAGGTTCTCCTGCAAATGTAATACTCCAAACAGTAGAGGACAATGATATTGATTTGGTTGTCATGGGAAATTCTGGAAAACATGGCTTTAACCGACTTTTGATGGGAAGTGTAGCTGAAAAAGTAGTACAAAATGCAAAATGTGCTGTGACAATCATTTCTTAA
- a CDS encoding cation:proton antiporter gives MAVDLVTYANILVLVIVILLSSLISLRLGLAVSIIELVIGAIFGNFGFLHATDWMTLIATFGGILSTFMAGTEIDVNLMREKYKESFLIGFFSFLAPFIGAFLFTYFIAGWTMQSSLIAGIALSSTSFAVIYSVLIESDLPDVNLAKTLLAATFVTNMTTIIMLSIIFIKPDLYTILFLIISIIVIVLAAKYSEHIFNHDKLKNKVIEPEIKYVFLLLVIFMYFAALGNGEAVLPAFILGLLMSKQLAKVKNLMIRMRTVSYAVITPIFFIVGGLRISFELILTSLGLFIILLGIKIFSKFIGVYFLTNKYISNGNMYFTLLMSTGLTFGTITSLFGLNAGYINQVQYSVLIGVVVSSAIIPTFVAQKWFLPQHSEDMIE, from the coding sequence ATGGCAGTTGATTTAGTAACGTATGCAAATATATTAGTATTGGTAATAGTTATTTTGTTGTCGAGTTTAATTTCCCTAAGATTGGGATTGGCTGTATCAATAATAGAATTAGTTATTGGGGCAATTTTTGGAAATTTTGGTTTTCTTCATGCAACTGATTGGATGACTCTCATAGCAACATTTGGTGGTATACTTTCAACATTTATGGCCGGTACAGAGATCGATGTCAATCTAATGAGAGAGAAGTACAAGGAAAGTTTTTTAATAGGATTCTTTTCGTTTTTAGCACCATTTATAGGGGCATTTCTTTTCACATATTTTATAGCTGGCTGGACTATGCAATCTTCTTTAATTGCAGGAATTGCACTTTCATCTACTTCATTTGCTGTTATTTATTCAGTTCTGATTGAATCGGATCTTCCTGATGTTAATTTGGCTAAAACACTTTTAGCAGCAACATTTGTTACTAATATGACAACTATTATAATGTTGAGCATAATTTTCATAAAACCTGATTTATATACCATTTTGTTTTTAATAATTTCCATAATAGTCATAGTTTTGGCAGCTAAGTATTCTGAACATATTTTTAACCATGACAAACTGAAAAACAAAGTTATTGAGCCTGAAATAAAATATGTCTTTTTACTTCTGGTAATATTTATGTACTTTGCTGCCCTTGGAAATGGCGAGGCTGTTCTACCTGCATTCATATTAGGTCTTTTAATGTCTAAACAATTAGCAAAAGTGAAAAATTTAATGATAAGAATGAGAACCGTATCATATGCCGTTATAACTCCTATTTTTTTTATAGTGGGTGGTCTGAGGATTTCTTTTGAATTAATATTAACATCCCTAGGATTATTTATAATTTTACTTGGAATCAAAATTTTCTCCAAATTCATAGGAGTTTACTTCCTTACTAATAAATACATATCTAATGGAAACATGTATTTCACTCTTCTAATGAGTACTGGTTTAACATTTGGAACCATTACTAGCCTATTTGGTCTCAACGCAGGCTATATAAACCAAGTACAATATTCTGTTTTAATAGGAGTGGTGGTTTCTAGTGCGATAATCCCAACGTTTGTAGCACAAAAATGGTTCTTACCACAGCATAGCGAAGATATGATTGAATAA
- a CDS encoding heavy metal translocating P-type ATPase: MGYDDSNHQMKHMDHESPEKKGECVVCGGKLTEQHRMEGGHVHSSMIDDLKKRFYISLLITIPIIILSPTIQGLVGIGNSIRFTGDLYLLFALSSIVYFYGGYPFFKGFLNEIKLRTPGMDMLISVAITSAYLYSSAVVFGLNGEVFFWELATLIDIMLIGHWLEMRSVMGASRALEELVKLIPSSAHKIMADGSTMDVPSDELNVGDNVIIKPGEKVPIDGEIIKGSTSIDESMLTGESEPLFKENGAVVIGGSINGDGSITVEIKKTGKDSFLSQVINLVEEAQATKSKTQNLADRFATWLTIIALSGGFITLLVWLGITSYGFEFALERAVTVMVITCPHALGLAVPLVVAVSTSLSARNGLLIRNRTSFERSRDINAIIFDKTGTLTEGKFGVTDIVPLSREYHENDVLKYAASLESYSEHPIAKGVVNSAKETFDVEDFKSIPGKGIQGKINTKNVEVVSPGYLKELNIDIPNEKIDKLLSEGKTIVFVIIDRELKGALALADIIREESKEAIKEFKDMGIQCMMITGDRKEVAEWVSKEIGLDKYYAEVLPQEKAEKVREIQAEGLVVAMTGDGINDAPALAQADVGIAIGAGTDVAIEVADIVLVRSNPLDAVYIIKLAKSTYNKMFQNLAWGAGYNIFAIPIAAGVLYSFGILITPAAGVILMSMSTIIVAFNSRTLKIDKIVKHRI; the protein is encoded by the coding sequence TTGGGTTACGACGATTCTAATCATCAGATGAAACATATGGATCATGAAAGTCCTGAAAAAAAGGGTGAATGTGTTGTATGTGGAGGAAAACTTACTGAACAACATAGAATGGAAGGAGGACACGTCCATTCAAGTATGATTGATGATTTAAAAAAGAGATTTTATATTTCATTACTCATAACTATACCAATTATTATATTATCACCAACAATTCAAGGATTAGTTGGTATAGGTAATTCAATCAGATTTACAGGAGATTTATACCTTCTTTTCGCCTTATCATCGATAGTTTATTTTTATGGTGGTTATCCATTTTTTAAAGGATTTTTAAATGAAATTAAATTGAGAACACCTGGAATGGATATGCTAATTTCTGTTGCCATTACAAGTGCTTATCTTTACAGCAGTGCAGTTGTTTTCGGTCTTAATGGTGAAGTTTTTTTCTGGGAACTTGCTACTTTAATTGATATTATGCTTATAGGGCACTGGCTGGAGATGAGATCTGTGATGGGCGCTTCCCGAGCACTTGAAGAACTTGTAAAACTCATCCCATCAAGTGCACATAAAATAATGGCTGACGGAAGCACAATGGATGTACCTTCAGATGAACTGAATGTGGGAGACAATGTAATCATTAAACCAGGAGAAAAGGTCCCGATAGATGGGGAAATTATTAAAGGGAGTACTTCCATTGATGAATCAATGCTTACTGGTGAATCAGAACCGTTATTTAAGGAAAATGGGGCAGTAGTCATTGGTGGATCCATTAATGGGGATGGATCCATTACAGTGGAAATAAAAAAAACAGGGAAGGATTCATTCCTTTCACAAGTTATAAACCTTGTTGAGGAAGCACAAGCAACTAAATCAAAGACACAGAACTTGGCAGACCGTTTTGCAACATGGCTTACGATAATAGCATTATCTGGTGGATTTATAACACTGTTAGTATGGTTGGGAATTACAAGTTATGGATTTGAATTTGCTCTAGAGAGAGCTGTAACTGTAATGGTTATTACATGTCCACATGCACTCGGACTTGCAGTACCCCTAGTTGTTGCGGTCTCAACATCTTTATCAGCACGAAATGGACTATTAATAAGAAATCGTACCTCTTTTGAAAGATCAAGGGATATTAATGCCATAATATTTGACAAAACAGGAACACTTACAGAAGGAAAGTTCGGTGTAACTGATATTGTTCCTTTAAGTCGTGAATACCATGAAAATGATGTTTTAAAATATGCTGCTTCACTCGAATCATATTCTGAGCACCCTATTGCCAAAGGAGTTGTAAACTCTGCAAAAGAGACTTTTGACGTTGAAGACTTTAAATCAATCCCTGGAAAAGGTATTCAAGGTAAAATTAATACAAAAAATGTTGAGGTAGTAAGTCCAGGATATTTAAAGGAACTTAACATTGATATTCCTAATGAAAAGATAGATAAACTCTTATCTGAGGGAAAAACAATTGTTTTCGTAATTATTGACAGAGAACTTAAAGGTGCGCTTGCACTTGCAGATATTATAAGGGAAGAGTCCAAAGAAGCGATAAAAGAATTCAAAGATATGGGAATCCAGTGCATGATGATTACAGGGGACAGAAAAGAGGTTGCAGAATGGGTATCAAAAGAAATCGGGCTTGATAAATATTATGCAGAAGTTTTACCACAGGAAAAAGCAGAAAAGGTTAGAGAAATTCAAGCTGAAGGTTTAGTTGTTGCCATGACTGGAGATGGTATCAATGATGCCCCTGCACTTGCACAAGCTGATGTAGGTATTGCAATTGGTGCAGGTACAGATGTAGCTATTGAAGTAGCAGATATTGTCCTGGTTAGAAGCAATCCTCTTGATGCGGTATACATAATAAAACTTGCAAAATCCACCTACAATAAAATGTTCCAAAATCTAGCTTGGGGTGCAGGATATAACATTTTTGCTATTCCTATTGCAGCAGGAGTTCTTTATAGTTTTGGAATTCTTATAACACCTGCAGCAGGAGTTATATTAATGTCAATGAGTACCATTATTGTTGCTTTTAACTCAAGAACCCTTAAAATTGATAAAATTGTTAAACATAGGATATAG
- a CDS encoding calcium/sodium antiporter, protein MIEIVILIVALIIALIIVIKSADIFVDNLVDIGGALGISQIILGVTAAAIGTSLPEFGSAMIASLSGSVEIGVGTVIGSNIWNIAGILGISAIAAGIIRTDSRGINRDGLMTLATGVILIFFMLFGDINWIASVVMITLYIFYLWRLIKSQKEYKEEKIKDELAYETPEKKPIDKRKIVFVIIGLAGLIIGCRILVYSGVELARIAGIPEMIMGLFTLAIGTSIPELVVTLSSAMKGLHELSIGTVLGSNTFNILIGIGIPALFIDIPVEKLSLTFDAPVMIFVTVLLLLLVKRNGKLTRNGGIILLATYISYAVIRLTVLV, encoded by the coding sequence ATGATTGAAATTGTGATTTTGATAGTAGCATTAATAATAGCCTTAATCATAGTTATAAAGTCAGCAGATATTTTTGTTGACAATTTAGTAGATATTGGGGGGGCTTTGGGAATATCTCAGATAATATTGGGAGTTACAGCTGCAGCCATTGGAACTTCACTCCCCGAGTTTGGATCAGCCATGATAGCATCGCTTTCAGGTAGCGTTGAAATAGGAGTTGGTACCGTTATAGGTTCCAACATATGGAACATTGCAGGTATACTAGGTATTTCAGCAATTGCTGCAGGAATTATACGAACAGATTCACGTGGAATTAATCGTGATGGTCTTATGACACTTGCAACAGGTGTAATACTCATATTTTTCATGTTATTTGGAGACATTAATTGGATTGCATCTGTAGTGATGATAACTCTATATATATTCTACCTATGGCGTTTAATAAAGAGTCAAAAAGAATATAAAGAAGAGAAAATTAAAGACGAATTAGCTTATGAGACTCCTGAAAAAAAGCCTATTGATAAAAGAAAGATTGTTTTTGTAATTATAGGTTTGGCCGGTTTGATTATAGGCTGCAGAATTCTTGTGTACAGTGGTGTTGAGCTTGCAAGGATCGCAGGAATACCTGAGATGATTATGGGATTATTTACCCTTGCAATTGGAACTAGCATACCTGAATTGGTTGTTACTCTTTCCTCTGCAATGAAAGGTTTACACGAACTATCAATAGGAACGGTACTTGGAAGTAACACTTTCAACATACTAATAGGTATTGGAATACCTGCACTGTTCATTGACATACCCGTTGAAAAACTTTCACTAACCTTCGACGCTCCTGTGATGATCTTTGTAACGGTTTTACTATTGCTCCTAGTAAAAAGAAACGGTAAACTCACTAGAAATGGAGGAATAATATTACTGGCTACCTACATTTCATATGCTGTAATTAGATTAACTGTATTGGTGTGA
- a CDS encoding PAS domain-containing protein, protein MEIYNKIKVLLIEDNPGDTALIREMLDDSEQIHFEVTDAARLDNGLKFLVKDSFDVILLDLCLPDSNGIDTFNVMNYNATNIPIIVLTGLKDDIFAVTAVGRGAQDYLVKGEVTNKQLIRSICYAIERKRIEKELNESDDRFHLAQKAGGIGTFDWNIETNEIIWTDELDKIYGLPSGSFGGKYENWIDLIYPEDRERVKDEQQKSIKNLKDWSDFFRIIWPDKSIHWIKAQAMITYNKEDKPLRMIGVNFDVTDLV, encoded by the coding sequence ATGGAAATCTATAACAAAATTAAAGTTCTTCTTATAGAAGATAATCCTGGAGACACAGCATTAATACGAGAAATGCTTGATGATAGTGAACAAATTCATTTTGAAGTAACAGATGCTGCCCGATTGGATAACGGTCTTAAATTCTTAGTTAAAGATAGTTTTGATGTCATACTTCTAGATCTCTGTTTACCCGATAGTAATGGAATTGATACTTTCAATGTTATGAATTATAATGCAACAAATATTCCAATAATAGTACTTACTGGCCTTAAAGATGACATATTTGCTGTAACTGCAGTAGGGCGTGGTGCTCAAGATTATTTAGTTAAAGGAGAAGTTACAAACAAACAACTAATCCGTTCTATTTGCTATGCAATTGAACGTAAACGTATTGAAAAGGAATTAAATGAATCAGATGATAGATTCCATTTAGCTCAAAAGGCCGGAGGAATTGGAACTTTCGATTGGAATATAGAGACTAATGAGATTATATGGACAGATGAACTGGATAAAATTTATGGCCTACCTTCAGGAAGTTTTGGAGGTAAATATGAAAATTGGATAGATCTAATATATCCTGAAGATAGAGAACGTGTGAAAGATGAACAACAAAAATCTATAAAAAACCTTAAAGATTGGAGTGACTTCTTTAGGATAATATGGCCAGATAAATCAATACATTGGATTAAAGCACAAGCAATGATAACCTACAATAAAGAAGATAAACCCCTACGTATGATTGGAGTGAATTTCGATGTAACAGATCTTGTATAA
- a CDS encoding APC family permease has translation MTELKRDLGLWGAASIGIGAIIGTGIFVLLGVAAGLAGPSVIFSFMIAGLTALLTGLSSAELSSFITEAGGSYIYTTKAFGRLPGFIIGWLVSFDYIVGSSAVSIGFASYFTYFLHLPPIQSTIVAVAIVWPLILMILNLKGIKEASGANNGLVFLKVSALILFIIVGTTYIFGHHNLSNYIPFFPTGINGMLSGAAIIFFAFIGFNTVTMAAEEIKDPQKNVPRAVLLAFAVCTLLYILVALVAVGLLNWQILGMSAAPVEAALTVATNNFWILEFVAISALFATTSVILSSIIGGSRALFSMSRHKSLPVIFSRISKNGVPLFTVIISGISISLIILVSYGNLDQLASIFNFGTLLTFIFINLSLLKLRRSLPNIERRFKVPYYPLTPILGIISCVGLAFYLNHNSLIYGGSWVLIGIVIFLLNRWRLKRKNEKLGKIIKW, from the coding sequence ATGACAGAGCTTAAACGTGACCTTGGCCTTTGGGGTGCAGCTAGTATTGGTATTGGTGCTATAATTGGTACTGGTATTTTTGTGTTATTAGGTGTAGCTGCAGGTTTGGCTGGTCCTTCTGTAATTTTTTCATTTATGATAGCAGGTTTAACTGCACTTCTTACTGGACTTTCTTCGGCAGAACTTTCTTCATTCATTACCGAAGCGGGAGGAAGTTATATTTATACTACCAAAGCTTTTGGTCGGCTTCCGGGTTTTATTATTGGGTGGTTGGTGAGTTTTGATTATATTGTAGGTTCCAGTGCTGTTAGTATAGGATTTGCATCTTATTTCACATATTTTCTTCATTTACCTCCTATCCAAAGTACAATAGTTGCTGTGGCAATAGTTTGGCCTCTTATTCTTATGATACTAAATTTAAAGGGTATAAAAGAAGCATCTGGAGCAAATAATGGTTTGGTTTTTCTAAAAGTTTCAGCATTGATTCTTTTTATTATTGTTGGTACAACTTACATTTTTGGTCATCATAATCTATCCAATTATATTCCATTTTTTCCTACAGGGATTAATGGTATGCTTTCGGGTGCAGCTATAATCTTCTTTGCTTTTATAGGATTTAATACAGTCACTATGGCTGCAGAGGAAATTAAAGATCCTCAAAAAAATGTTCCACGAGCTGTTCTTCTGGCATTTGCCGTTTGTACACTGCTCTATATTTTAGTAGCCTTAGTGGCAGTTGGATTGTTAAATTGGCAGATTTTAGGTATGTCAGCAGCGCCTGTGGAAGCAGCTTTGACTGTGGCGACTAATAATTTCTGGATATTGGAGTTTGTTGCTATATCTGCATTATTTGCTACCACATCTGTTATTTTGTCATCTATTATTGGCGGTTCTAGGGCTCTTTTCTCCATGTCTAGACATAAATCACTTCCAGTAATATTTAGTAGAATTTCAAAAAATGGTGTTCCATTGTTTACAGTTATTATTTCAGGTATTTCCATATCTCTCATTATATTAGTTTCATATGGTAATCTTGATCAGCTTGCTTCTATTTTCAATTTTGGAACTCTTTTAACATTCATCTTTATTAATCTAAGTTTATTAAAATTGAGGAGAAGTTTGCCGAATATTGAACGTAGATTTAAGGTCCCATATTACCCTTTAACACCAATTTTAGGTATTATAAGTTGCGTGGGGTTAGCTTTTTATTTAAATCATAATTCCTTGATTTATGGTGGTTCATGGG
- a CDS encoding universal stress protein, with translation MYKKILVATMGEYMDEIMEHTLDIIGEKRTEVIGIYVVETSVPFLTPKKVKEMMTEELTERGQEILDSMEQKFHSPSSYMINFRKLLLEGDPADEIVKTSEKEEIDLIVLGTGKNRIDKRLLGSVSEKVIHSAPCTVLLVRTGTKTE, from the coding sequence ATGTATAAAAAAATATTAGTTGCAACCATGGGCGAATATATGGATGAAATAATGGAACATACTTTGGACATCATAGGGGAAAAGAGAACAGAAGTAATAGGAATATATGTGGTCGAAACTTCTGTACCATTTTTAACTCCTAAAAAAGTAAAAGAAATGATGACCGAAGAATTAACGGAGCGTGGTCAGGAAATACTTGACAGCATGGAACAGAAATTCCACTCACCTAGCAGTTACATGATAAACTTTCGTAAACTGCTTTTAGAAGGAGATCCCGCTGATGAAATAGTAAAAACCTCCGAGAAAGAGGAAATTGATCTAATAGTACTTGGAACAGGAAAGAATAGAATAGATAAACGCCTACTGGGAAGTGTATCTGAAAAAGTTATTCACTCTGCCCCATGCACGGTTTTACTAGTACGAACCGGTACAAAAACGGAATAA
- a CDS encoding TIGR00341 family protein produces the protein MSREEIIAEVSEMSELTNVYMILVAASALVASIGLINDDVAVIIGTMIIEPLIGPNIGLSLANVVGDNKLRYKAIKTNIIGILIVFVISFIMGMLWVVNPQNSSIVLRTNVAAGSILLALASGLAGLLAITTELSSSFVGVMISCGIIATTSYIWTPYRFRKLYISIKCIDLIFSKFG, from the coding sequence ATCAGCAGGGAAGAAATAATAGCAGAAGTATCTGAAATGAGCGAACTAACAAATGTTTACATGATATTAGTAGCTGCATCTGCTCTTGTAGCATCAATAGGACTTATAAATGATGATGTGGCTGTAATCATTGGTACCATGATTATAGAACCTTTAATAGGTCCAAATATTGGTTTATCCTTGGCAAATGTAGTTGGTGATAATAAATTGAGATACAAGGCTATTAAAACAAATATTATAGGGATATTAATAGTATTTGTAATATCTTTTATTATGGGAATGCTGTGGGTTGTAAATCCTCAAAATTCTTCAATAGTTTTAAGAACAAATGTTGCTGCAGGTAGTATTTTACTAGCATTAGCATCAGGACTGGCGGGATTACTGGCCATAACAACAGAATTAAGTTCTTCCTTTGTCGGGGTTATGATAAGCTGTGGCATTATTGCCACCACTAGCTACATTTGGACTCCATACAGGTTCAGAAAATTATATATTAGCATTAAGTGCATTGATCTTATTTTTAGTAAATTTGGTTAG
- a CDS encoding TIGR00341 family protein, producing the protein MTYRLIILILPEGKVEKVKNLLYRYDVIESWTVETEEKTITNIIIRREKTESLLNTLQKEFSNLENFSISLLPVEASIPIPEPIKNTLTKSKPEDTETLIEDFTDRIGPQELVNRLSRHELYADISDIAQLSKVFILMVILSSIVGAIGVLNNNVAVIIGAMVIAPLLGPNTALSLATVLGDVDLAKSAIKTNFFGIFTALILSTILGSILTVNPTIPEILLRTQAGLGSVTLALASGIAGALSFTVGFRSTLIGVMVAVALLPPLITSGLLLGSGHLSLALGAFLLFLINLVCVNLSGVITFMIQNIRPIKEDRIELAKKWTYTAILIWSILLSIFIISILFYRASIDLILLG; encoded by the coding sequence ATGACTTATCGTCTGATAATATTGATCCTTCCTGAGGGTAAAGTTGAAAAGGTAAAGAATCTACTCTATAGGTATGATGTAATTGAATCCTGGACTGTAGAAACAGAAGAAAAAACTATTACTAATATAATTATAAGAAGAGAAAAAACAGAATCACTTTTAAATACCTTGCAAAAAGAATTTTCAAATCTAGAAAATTTTAGCATAAGTTTGCTTCCAGTAGAGGCATCTATCCCGATCCCAGAACCTATTAAGAATACACTTACTAAATCAAAACCAGAAGATACAGAAACATTAATTGAAGACTTTACAGATCGTATAGGTCCTCAAGAACTTGTTAACAGGTTAAGCAGACATGAACTATATGCAGATATATCTGATATTGCACAATTATCGAAAGTTTTTATTTTAATGGTTATTCTATCTTCTATTGTAGGTGCAATTGGTGTTTTAAATAATAATGTTGCAGTAATAATTGGGGCAATGGTTATAGCTCCTCTTTTAGGGCCAAATACTGCTTTATCATTGGCTACTGTACTTGGGGATGTTGATTTAGCTAAAAGTGCCATTAAAACTAATTTTTTTGGTATTTTCACAGCTTTAATCTTATCCACAATTCTAGGATCCATACTAACTGTTAATCCCACAATTCCTGAAATCTTGTTAAGGACACAAGCAGGTCTTGGAAGTGTCACATTAGCATTAGCATCAGGTATTGCGGGTGCACTTTCATTTACAGTTGGTTTTAGAAGTACATTAATAGGAGTAATGGTTGCAGTAGCCCTACTACCTCCATTGATTACTTCTGGACTACTTTTAGGCTCAGGACATCTTTCACTGGCATTAGGGGCATTTCTACTATTTTTAATTAACCTTGTCTGTGTTAATTTATCAGGTGTTATCACATTCATGATACAAAATATTCGTCCTATTAAAGAAGATAGAATAGAATTAGCCAAAAAATGGACTTACACTGCTATCTTGATATGGTCAATACTACTTTCCATATTCATAATTTCAATACTGTTTTATCGGGCTAGTATAGATTTAATTTTACTAGGATAG